From the Chloroflexus aurantiacus J-10-fl genome, one window contains:
- a CDS encoding DUF6754 domain-containing protein: protein MTLPAIFLIVTLIFVVALVWLHHARALSGRLPERRSLPALDMLRSALARSAETGRPVHLSPGASTIGAGEGQRASTAELLAGLSMIGQAASQAAAGGAAIEVSSADAVAHLALRGVVRQAYQTLGQSQSFDPRQIELWAHADAMAYATAVAAHYRQAQLEASVLSGAFGQEVLLAAETGAQRAIPQVLGSTHPSALGLMIITTPHVLAGEELYAAEAHLTTAPAPQARLLTHDTLRTIVIWLMLIAFGYGLIRVAFGWPALPGW, encoded by the coding sequence ATGACCCTGCCGGCAATCTTCTTAATTGTTACACTGATCTTCGTTGTCGCTCTGGTCTGGCTACATCATGCCCGTGCGCTCTCTGGTCGTTTACCGGAACGTCGCTCGTTACCCGCCCTTGATATGCTGCGCTCTGCTCTTGCGCGCAGTGCCGAAACTGGACGACCGGTTCATCTCTCGCCAGGGGCAAGCACCATTGGTGCCGGAGAAGGACAACGGGCCAGTACAGCCGAGCTGTTGGCCGGTCTGAGTATGATAGGCCAGGCCGCCAGTCAGGCTGCGGCTGGCGGGGCAGCGATTGAGGTCAGTTCGGCTGATGCAGTCGCCCATTTAGCCTTGCGCGGGGTGGTACGGCAGGCTTATCAAACGTTGGGGCAGTCTCAGTCGTTTGATCCGCGCCAGATTGAGTTGTGGGCGCATGCTGATGCGATGGCATACGCGACTGCTGTTGCGGCACATTATCGCCAGGCGCAACTGGAAGCCAGTGTGCTCAGCGGGGCATTTGGGCAAGAGGTGTTGCTGGCGGCTGAAACCGGCGCTCAGCGGGCGATACCACAGGTGCTGGGCAGTACGCACCCATCGGCACTGGGATTGATGATCATTACAACGCCGCATGTACTGGCCGGCGAAGAGCTGTACGCTGCTGAAGCACATCTCACGACTGCACCTGCCCCACAGGCCCGGTTACTTACTCACGATACACTGCGCACAATAGTCATCTGGCTTATGTTGATAGCTTTCGGATACGGTCTGATCCGGGTAGCATTTGGATGGCCGGCTTTACCGGGATGGTGA
- the rpmB gene encoding 50S ribosomal protein L28, which yields MATCELCGKKPSFGHNVSFSKRRTNRIWRPNIQKTTLTVPGGQSVQVRICTRCMRTLAKTR from the coding sequence ATGGCAACCTGTGAACTTTGCGGTAAAAAACCTTCATTTGGTCATAATGTCAGCTTCTCGAAGCGCCGCACGAACCGCATCTGGCGTCCCAACATTCAGAAGACGACATTGACGGTACCGGGCGGCCAGTCCGTCCAGGTTCGCATCTGCACCCGCTGCATGCGTACATTGGCGAAGACACGATAA
- a CDS encoding SRPBCC family protein: MIRYEIAATTVTTAPPERVLAVLDDFGNWPRWMPSLERVRIELPPNEHPRQGYRFKLHGLLVHADMEVIDYTPLSRATRFRISFPPFQGVNRCRLIPLGDGRYRIERLDQLELPDLVAHLIDSTQRKRFEKLAMEFLQALRREVEQPPHATAASAATTGRSD; encoded by the coding sequence ATGATCCGCTACGAGATCGCCGCAACGACTGTAACCACGGCGCCGCCGGAGCGGGTGCTGGCGGTGCTTGATGATTTTGGCAACTGGCCGCGTTGGATGCCGTCGCTGGAGCGGGTGCGTATCGAGTTGCCTCCCAACGAGCATCCTCGCCAGGGGTATCGGTTTAAGTTGCACGGTCTACTCGTGCACGCCGATATGGAAGTAATTGATTATACACCACTCAGTCGGGCAACCCGTTTTCGCATTAGCTTTCCACCATTTCAAGGTGTTAATCGCTGTCGCCTGATCCCGCTAGGGGATGGTCGTTACCGTATCGAGCGTCTGGATCAGTTGGAGTTGCCCGATCTGGTGGCTCATCTCATCGATTCGACCCAGCGTAAACGCTTCGAGAAGCTGGCAATGGAATTTCTACAGGCTTTGCGTCGCGAAGTGGAGCAACCGCCCCATGCAACCGCTGCATCCGCTGCAACAACTGGCCGATCAGATTGA
- a CDS encoding E3 binding domain-containing protein has product MQVHTISIPPALGEATLLEWLVAVGESVTPTTPLARVLTAHAEWVIPAQYVGIVAEHVVAAGATIPVGGELARCTPPPRVRATPLARRLATALGVDLTALAGSGPGGRIMRADVVKAVDVASGSSDSLPPPAVVGDTVHARAVADATVGTIVSSTTELRIVDAQPVPLAGATVAAVDVASDLSDSLPPPAVVGDTVHARAVADATVGTNTSSTIRLRIVDAQPVPLASATIAIDLQSVLHQCRVQNATFARYGLQATPQSALIAAAAGLFPEHPLINAAWTETAIVLRHRYHVAAGLTDGRWVLIRDAGDLNERGIARALTGTGHDLGMATCAIAVTADWWQITPPLPGTVAALTLSEAQLKPVALGDTTIAVGAVAHLSLCYDARVLDHPTAMAFLNALCRRLGVRPLAEPQEDEVGLVSSGIA; this is encoded by the coding sequence ATGCAGGTACACACTATCAGCATCCCCCCGGCATTAGGTGAGGCGACGTTACTGGAATGGCTGGTTGCCGTTGGCGAGTCTGTCACACCGACAACGCCGCTTGCCCGTGTCTTAACCGCACACGCCGAGTGGGTTATCCCGGCTCAGTACGTAGGAATTGTGGCTGAGCACGTGGTGGCCGCAGGGGCAACAATCCCGGTAGGGGGAGAACTGGCCCGTTGTACTCCGCCACCACGGGTACGGGCGACGCCCCTGGCCCGCCGGCTGGCAACCGCGTTGGGGGTTGACCTGACGGCTCTCGCCGGAAGTGGCCCCGGCGGTCGCATCATGCGTGCCGATGTTGTCAAAGCTGTGGATGTAGCTTCCGGCTCATCAGACTCTCTCCCTCCACCGGCAGTGGTAGGAGATACGGTGCATGCCAGAGCGGTAGCAGATGCAACGGTCGGTACGATTGTGTCGTCGACCACTGAGCTACGAATTGTTGATGCGCAGCCGGTACCACTTGCCGGCGCGACGGTTGCGGCTGTGGATGTTGCTTCCGACTTATCAGACTCTCTCCCTCCACCGGCAGTGGTAGGAGATACGGTGCATGCCAGAGCGGTAGCAGATGCAACGGTCGGTACGAATACGTCGTCGACCATTAGGCTGCGCATTGTTGATGCGCAGCCAGTCCCGCTTGCCAGCGCGACGATTGCGATTGATCTGCAATCGGTGTTGCACCAATGCCGGGTGCAGAACGCGACGTTTGCCAGGTATGGCCTGCAAGCGACCCCTCAGAGCGCTCTGATCGCAGCCGCAGCCGGCCTCTTTCCTGAGCATCCTCTGATTAATGCCGCCTGGACTGAGACGGCTATCGTACTGCGCCATCGGTATCACGTAGCTGCCGGTTTAACCGATGGCCGCTGGGTGTTGATTCGCGATGCCGGTGATCTTAACGAACGTGGCATTGCCCGCGCCTTGACCGGAACGGGTCACGATCTGGGGATGGCAACCTGTGCGATTGCCGTGACTGCTGATTGGTGGCAGATCACGCCGCCCTTGCCGGGAACGGTAGCAGCATTGACGCTGAGCGAAGCGCAGCTTAAGCCGGTGGCCCTCGGTGATACGACGATTGCAGTCGGGGCAGTGGCACACCTGAGCCTCTGCTACGATGCGCGGGTGCTTGATCATCCGACGGCGATGGCATTTCTGAACGCGCTCTGTCGGCGGCTCGGTGTCAGGCCGCTAGCCGAACCGCAAGAGGATGAGGTCGGTCTTGTGTCATCAGGCATTGCCTGA
- a CDS encoding DegV family protein encodes MATMKVITDGASDIPFEVAHELEIEVVPLLARIDDRLYRIGIDISEDQVYDQLFSGNQRVEIVKPNATTFEQLYRSLLGRYDYVFSIHLSRHLGEIYSEALAGRSRLPASSTRIEIIDSKLAGMGLGSVAIAAARAIRDGMTPAEVNERIGQTIRHTHTAFFVDTMEYLEQSGLLTFSGSLIGSMQRIKPLMILDEGEIVPYERTRTRAKAIEGLFTFVEDFPHVEDVIIHYATTPEDVEKLLEKLDPIFSRDRVQVSRMGPAIAACLGPGAMAVTAFEGFDEA; translated from the coding sequence ATGGCTACAATGAAAGTGATTACCGACGGCGCAAGCGACATTCCGTTTGAGGTTGCGCACGAACTTGAGATTGAAGTGGTGCCACTGCTGGCACGTATCGATGACCGTCTTTATCGGATTGGCATTGACATCAGTGAGGATCAGGTCTACGATCAACTCTTTAGCGGTAACCAGCGGGTCGAGATCGTTAAACCAAACGCAACGACCTTTGAGCAGCTCTACCGCAGCCTGTTAGGACGCTACGATTATGTCTTTTCGATTCACCTGAGCCGGCATCTCGGCGAGATTTACAGTGAAGCACTGGCCGGCCGTTCCCGCTTGCCGGCGTCGAGTACCCGGATCGAGATTATCGATAGTAAGCTGGCCGGTATGGGACTCGGCTCGGTGGCCATTGCGGCGGCACGGGCTATCCGTGATGGCATGACACCGGCTGAGGTGAACGAACGGATCGGACAGACAATTCGCCATACCCATACGGCATTTTTCGTCGATACGATGGAGTACCTTGAGCAGAGTGGACTGCTTACCTTCAGTGGTTCGCTGATTGGATCGATGCAGCGGATTAAGCCGTTGATGATTCTCGATGAAGGCGAAATCGTGCCTTACGAGCGCACGCGCACACGGGCGAAGGCGATAGAAGGTCTGTTTACCTTTGTCGAGGATTTTCCGCACGTTGAAGATGTGATCATTCACTACGCGACGACGCCTGAAGATGTCGAGAAACTGCTCGAGAAGCTAGACCCCATCTTTTCCCGTGATCGAGTCCAGGTGTCGCGGATGGGGCCGGCAATTGCTGCCTGCCTCGGTCCCGGTGCAATGGCAGTGACCGCGTTTGAAGGTTTCGATGAGGCATGA
- the recG gene encoding ATP-dependent DNA helicase RecG: MTEAERQQVIALGRLLAAERRDGCADRVTTDGLVAYLNQWSAAAGSAARLPAVQRALGCLVGYDGMTLVERDQALAEAIEILRSLFRTAPTAPVETTVPPSPAVDPTANAGHVPVTKRNTSARQSRKRAANVDQRPLAELNLDAPLEQIAGIDWRLVGGFRRLGVRTIRDLLYHFPRRYDDVRNRRSISELQVGAEETVIGEVTDVRTIGAGPKLRVRVEVSDETGSIEAIFFNQRWIAQQIRVGQTIALSGKVTTFGGKRQFSSPRWERYTPDPDALLHTGRLVPIHPLTQGLHENQVRRFIKQVVDTMAPQVEDHLPPVRLQHARLLPLGEALAQIHFPTDHTSLAAARRRLGFDEFLFIQIGVLQRKRLWQQEMGYAFTIDSQVHAELQRLLPFQLTTAQQRAIEEIFSDLRRPSPMARLLQGDVGSGKTVVAAAALLQAVANGFQGALMAPTEILAEQHAKNLKQLLSRVRVPRKTTSATASSAYQQADWRSLLDPEEAAQLAEIISILGMSPEEDMGGHGVRVALLTGSLGTRERRRVLEGIARGEIDLVVGTHALITETVQFAQLGLVVVDEQHRFGVEQRLRLKNKGYNPHMLVMTATPIPRTLTMTIYGDLDVSVLDERPPGRQEIRTKRVGRAERAKVYRHIRKQVAEGRQVYVICPLVEESEKLDLPSAEEMYERLQHEVFPDLRVALLHGKLSAREKDDVMRAFRDHQYDILVATAVIEVGIDVPNATTIVIEGAERFGLAQLHQFRGRVGRGHHQSYCILISDSDNQQSKERLAALEQTTDGFKLAEIDLQLRGPGEFFGTRQSGTPDLKMAQQGDTRLLAEARALADAILADDPELKRPEHDLLRRKVNDFWAAATQSG; encoded by the coding sequence ATGACCGAGGCTGAGCGACAGCAGGTTATAGCGCTCGGCAGGCTACTGGCCGCCGAGCGCCGTGATGGATGCGCTGATCGGGTGACAACTGATGGCCTGGTGGCGTACCTCAACCAGTGGAGTGCAGCGGCAGGGAGTGCAGCACGTTTGCCCGCTGTTCAGCGTGCACTTGGTTGTCTGGTCGGCTACGATGGCATGACGCTGGTCGAGCGGGATCAGGCGTTGGCCGAGGCAATCGAAATCCTGCGCTCACTCTTTCGCACTGCCCCTACTGCACCGGTTGAAACAACAGTGCCGCCATCGCCGGCAGTCGATCCTACAGCCAATGCCGGCCACGTACCGGTAACTAAGCGCAACACTTCTGCCCGTCAGTCACGCAAGCGAGCAGCTAACGTTGACCAGCGCCCGCTGGCTGAACTCAATCTCGATGCACCGCTTGAGCAGATCGCAGGCATCGACTGGCGGCTGGTCGGTGGTTTTCGGCGCCTGGGAGTGCGTACTATCCGCGATCTGCTGTACCACTTTCCCCGGCGCTACGATGATGTGAGGAACCGGCGTTCGATCAGCGAATTACAGGTCGGGGCCGAGGAAACGGTGATCGGTGAGGTGACCGATGTGCGCACTATCGGCGCCGGCCCCAAATTGCGGGTACGAGTCGAGGTCAGCGACGAGACCGGATCAATCGAGGCGATCTTTTTCAATCAACGCTGGATTGCGCAGCAGATTCGGGTTGGGCAGACGATTGCGCTCAGTGGCAAAGTGACAACCTTTGGCGGGAAGCGGCAGTTTAGTAGTCCACGCTGGGAACGTTATACACCCGATCCTGATGCACTCTTACACACTGGCCGCCTGGTACCGATCCATCCCTTAACCCAGGGCTTGCACGAGAACCAGGTACGTCGCTTCATCAAGCAGGTGGTTGATACAATGGCCCCACAGGTCGAGGATCATCTGCCGCCTGTGCGCCTCCAGCACGCCAGATTGCTACCGCTAGGTGAAGCACTGGCACAAATCCATTTTCCGACCGACCATACCAGTCTGGCTGCGGCACGTCGCCGGCTGGGGTTTGACGAATTTCTGTTTATTCAGATCGGTGTGTTGCAGCGTAAACGCCTCTGGCAGCAGGAGATGGGCTATGCCTTTACCATCGACTCGCAGGTACACGCCGAACTCCAACGCCTGTTGCCGTTTCAATTGACCACTGCCCAACAGCGGGCAATCGAGGAAATCTTTAGCGACCTCCGCCGTCCATCACCGATGGCTCGCTTGCTGCAAGGCGATGTTGGCAGCGGTAAAACGGTGGTGGCCGCAGCCGCGCTGCTGCAGGCCGTTGCCAATGGCTTCCAGGGCGCACTGATGGCACCAACTGAAATTCTGGCCGAGCAACACGCCAAAAACCTGAAACAGCTTCTCAGCCGGGTGCGCGTGCCACGTAAGACAACCTCAGCCACTGCTTCTTCCGCGTATCAGCAAGCCGATTGGCGATCACTGCTCGATCCTGAAGAAGCAGCGCAACTGGCTGAGATTATCTCCATTCTCGGCATGTCGCCCGAAGAGGATATGGGTGGGCACGGAGTACGGGTCGCTTTGCTCACCGGCAGCCTGGGGACACGCGAGCGACGGCGGGTGCTGGAAGGGATTGCGCGCGGCGAGATCGACCTGGTGGTAGGCACCCATGCCCTGATCACCGAAACGGTGCAATTTGCTCAGCTAGGGCTGGTGGTGGTTGACGAGCAGCATCGGTTTGGTGTAGAGCAACGTCTGCGCCTGAAGAACAAAGGCTACAATCCGCATATGCTGGTGATGACTGCCACCCCGATTCCGCGCACGCTCACGATGACTATCTACGGCGATCTGGACGTATCGGTGCTCGACGAGCGTCCACCGGGCCGACAAGAGATTCGGACAAAACGGGTGGGCCGGGCTGAGCGAGCGAAGGTCTACCGGCATATTCGGAAACAGGTCGCTGAAGGACGCCAGGTGTATGTCATCTGCCCGCTGGTTGAAGAGAGTGAAAAACTTGACCTGCCCTCAGCCGAAGAGATGTATGAACGCCTTCAGCACGAAGTCTTTCCCGACTTGCGGGTGGCATTGCTGCACGGCAAACTATCGGCCCGCGAGAAAGATGATGTAATGCGGGCATTTCGCGATCACCAGTACGACATTCTGGTCGCAACTGCGGTGATCGAGGTCGGGATTGATGTGCCGAACGCCACCACGATTGTTATTGAGGGTGCCGAACGGTTCGGCCTGGCGCAATTGCACCAGTTTCGCGGGCGTGTCGGACGTGGTCATCATCAGAGTTACTGCATCCTGATCAGCGACAGCGATAATCAGCAGTCAAAAGAGCGATTGGCGGCGCTTGAGCAAACAACCGATGGCTTCAAGCTGGCCGAAATTGATTTACAATTGCGCGGGCCGGGTGAATTTTTCGGCACGCGCCAGAGTGGTACTCCCGATCTGAAGATGGCCCAACAGGGCGATACCCGTCTGCTGGCCGAAGCGCGGGCATTGGCCGACGCCATTCTTGCCGATGATCCTGAACTTAAGCGTCCTGAACATGACCTTTTGCGGCGAAAAGTGAATGACTTTTGGGCTGCGGCGACGCAGTCCGGTTGA
- a CDS encoding 6-phosphofructokinase, with product MASKKQRIGVLTSGGDAPGLNAVIRAVVKSASGLGWEVIGIHDGFEGLLGTKSYRVLTNADVQGLLPRGGTILRTTNKGHFGPRRSDELSEADPYVRAVKAIEEMGLRALITIGGEGTQRIALELHKLGAPVIGVPKTIDNDLAGTDRTFGFDTALQVATDAIDRLHTTAASHNRVMVLEVMGRHTGWIALHAGLAGGADVILIPEIPFSIERVAEKVMARDQQGSSFSIIVVAEGARPRGGSEMYIAEGRLGGIGHWVGEQLEKLTAKEVRVVVLGHLQRGGSPSPYDRLLSTRYGAAAVQAAARGIYGEMVALRGQDIVTVPLAEACGHLNRVRPHSDLVLCARSLGIAFGDEL from the coding sequence ATGGCGAGCAAAAAGCAGCGGATCGGCGTGCTTACCAGTGGCGGTGACGCGCCAGGACTCAATGCCGTCATCCGTGCAGTCGTCAAGTCGGCGTCCGGTCTGGGTTGGGAAGTGATCGGTATTCACGATGGTTTTGAGGGTTTATTAGGGACAAAGAGCTACCGGGTACTTACCAATGCTGATGTACAGGGATTATTGCCGCGGGGTGGCACAATCCTGCGCACAACCAACAAGGGGCATTTTGGCCCACGCCGGAGCGATGAGCTGTCAGAGGCCGATCCGTATGTTCGTGCGGTAAAGGCGATTGAGGAGATGGGGCTGCGGGCCTTGATCACTATTGGTGGTGAGGGGACGCAGCGGATTGCTCTTGAACTGCATAAATTGGGTGCACCGGTGATCGGCGTACCGAAAACGATTGATAACGATCTTGCCGGAACTGATCGTACATTCGGTTTCGATACAGCGTTGCAGGTAGCAACCGATGCGATTGATCGGTTACACACCACTGCTGCCAGCCATAATCGCGTCATGGTGTTGGAAGTTATGGGCCGGCATACCGGTTGGATCGCTCTCCACGCCGGTCTGGCTGGTGGTGCAGATGTCATCTTGATTCCGGAAATTCCATTTTCGATTGAGCGAGTCGCCGAGAAGGTTATGGCGCGTGACCAGCAGGGTAGCTCGTTCAGCATCATCGTTGTGGCTGAAGGTGCCCGCCCTCGTGGTGGTAGCGAGATGTATATCGCCGAAGGCCGGTTGGGTGGAATTGGTCACTGGGTTGGTGAACAGCTCGAAAAGCTGACCGCCAAAGAGGTTCGGGTTGTCGTTTTGGGACATTTACAGCGTGGTGGTTCGCCATCGCCTTATGATCGCCTGCTTTCGACCCGCTATGGTGCAGCAGCAGTGCAGGCGGCAGCTCGTGGCATCTATGGCGAAATGGTGGCTCTCCGCGGGCAAGACATTGTAACGGTGCCGTTGGCCGAAGCCTGCGGCCACCTGAATCGGGTACGTCCTCACAGCGACCTGGTGCTCTGTGCACGGAGTTTGGGGATTGCCTTTGGCGATGAACTCTGA
- the pstB gene encoding phosphate ABC transporter ATP-binding protein PstB: protein MTVHDLDHNNPNALEARNMSVYYGSFRAVKNVNLAIEKNRITALIGPSGCGKSTVLRSFNRMNDLVPSARVEGEILFHGENIYAPGVDPVNVRRRIGMVFQKPNPFPKSIYENVAYGPRINGWRLSKREMDELVERSLRGAALWDEVKDKLNQNGLSLSGGQQQRLCIARALAVEPEVILMDEPCSALDPISTLKIEELMFELRQRYTIVIVTHNMQQASRASDYTAFFLMDSDRAGQLIEYGPTSQIFQNPKDERTEQYISGRFG from the coding sequence ATGACAGTCCACGATTTAGATCATAATAATCCAAATGCGCTTGAAGCGCGCAACATGAGTGTCTATTACGGCTCATTTCGTGCAGTGAAGAATGTAAATCTGGCGATTGAAAAGAATCGCATTACTGCTTTGATTGGTCCTTCAGGCTGCGGCAAGAGTACGGTGCTACGTTCTTTCAACCGCATGAACGACCTGGTACCATCGGCGCGGGTGGAAGGAGAAATCCTGTTCCACGGCGAGAATATCTATGCGCCGGGTGTTGATCCGGTCAATGTACGCCGTCGGATCGGTATGGTCTTCCAGAAACCAAATCCGTTCCCGAAGAGCATCTATGAGAACGTCGCCTATGGCCCGCGTATCAATGGCTGGCGCCTCTCAAAGCGCGAAATGGACGAGCTGGTCGAGCGTTCATTGCGTGGTGCTGCCTTGTGGGATGAGGTGAAAGATAAGCTGAACCAGAATGGCTTATCGCTCTCTGGTGGGCAGCAACAGCGACTCTGCATTGCTCGTGCCCTGGCGGTGGAGCCGGAAGTGATCCTGATGGACGAGCCATGTTCAGCTCTTGATCCAATCTCGACATTGAAGATTGAAGAGCTGATGTTTGAGCTTCGTCAGCGCTATACGATTGTGATCGTGACCCACAATATGCAGCAGGCGTCACGCGCATCTGACTATACGGCCTTCTTCCTGATGGATAGTGATCGTGCCGGTCAACTCATCGAGTATGGCCCGACATCACAAATCTTCCAGAACCCGAAGGACGAACGCACCGAGCAGTACATCTCTGGTCGGTTCGGATGA